The segment TTGATGATTTATTATATTATGCCTATCAAATTTTGAATCTTGAAGAAACTCAGTCTCTTTATCGAAGACTTTATGGTCACTTGTATATTGACGAAGCTCAAGATCTAAACTTAGCTCAATACGAAATAATTAAAAGTGTGGCAAAATTAGTAGATGATGTGATGTTGATAGGCGACCCTGACCAGTCTCTCTACGGGTTTATGGGATCGTCTAAAGAAATTATGTTAACACAATTCCGGAAGGATTTTAATGCTTCAGTGATTTCGTTGAATGAAAACTATAGATCAGCAAAAAAAATTGTTGATATGATTAACAAATTGAGTAATGGCAGTGCAGATAAAAGTCTTGCGCAATTCCCTATTGAAGGCGAAGTAACTTTTAATCAGTATGAAAATGAAGAAGAAGAAGCTGATGAAATCCTTAAGAAAATATGTCAGTTACAAAATGATGGAATCCCATTAGAAGAAATAGCAATATTGGGGCTATTGGAAAAGTTTCTTTCGAAACGCAAGAAGCAACGGTATTACTAAACATCATAAAATTATTAGATAATCCTGATAATAAAATCATCATGAATTATTTTAAAGAAATGTTTGAATTAGATAATTACAATTTAAATGAAATACACAGAAATATTGATTTAATTTATCCGGAAATTTTTAACGCTTCAAAGAATATTCATGCAAATATACAACTATTTACTAGAGAGATAGATACACTAATTAGCTATTATTCTGAAAAAAGAGATTTTAGTGATGAATTCAAATACTTGCTTATTAATGATTTAAAATTTCTAAAAACAAATTGGGTAAATTATTCTGCATCGTCAGAAAATAAGTCCCTAACTTCTTTCATAAATGACATGCATTTAGGAAAAACACAGAAAACAGATCTGTCTGGTATTTCTTTGCTTACAGTCCATAAATCTAAGGGACTAGAATTTGATACTACATTTGTATTAGGACTTAATGAAGGTACATTACCCGATTATAGAGCAACTGAAGATACTATGGCCGAAGAAGACAACAATGCTTATGTTGCATTATCGCGTGCAAAAAGGAGATGTTACATTAGTGCTCTTAAATTCAAGATGATGCCATGGGGCAGTAGAGAACCCCAAGAAATTTCTCGATATATTGAGAGGATTGAAGATGTTTTTAATTAAAACAATTGAAAGGTTCAGTAAAATGAAAGTCACGAAAAAGAAATTAATCTTTACCCCATATTATATTAATCAGTCGAGACTATTTGATCGTTATGCATTATTAAATGGTGGTTATAATGAATATTCAGAAATCATGGAATCAGTCTCACAGAACAACAAATCTAAGGTAGAAGCAGAAATTAACGGAGCATTGAGCGGTTTTAAAATGTTCAATTTTGGAGGCTCAGTGCTCAGTAGGTGGATCTAAAAATAAAGAATCTAGAACACTTGAAAAACATAGCCATAGAATGGTTCAAACCATCGCTTCGATGCTAAGTATAGTTATTGATGAACTTGCTTCTAATGATTATATTTCAAAAATTAGTGTTTCAGAGGCTGGAAGTTTTATCAATATACCTGTAGAATTTAGAATAAATTCATTTAGACATTTGATGAATGAAGTAGATAATTTTATGGATTTATATAATCTAATTGAAAATATGAATAATCACAGCAAGGCTAAGAATAAGAAGAATAAGGAGTTTGATCAGGTCAAGACAATCATTGATAAGATGTTTTCTGGTGACGAACTACTCTATGAAACTGACAAGTATGCTGTTATAGCAAACATTTACGACGAACATTTATATCAATCAAACAAGACAGATATTATTGGATGTAAATTACAATGTTTAGGTCAAATAAAAAGAATATTTCCATATGGAACGAAATTAATGAAAAATACCACCTTCAACAAATTAAGTGATCAAGAATTAGAAAGGCAACTCCTACATGCAATTGAAGGTTTAACAAACCAACAATCTATTTCATTTGATTCTATTCCAGTAACAAATATATCAAATAAGATAGTCTATCAAATTGAAATAATTGCTCTTTTTCAAACTTGAAAAAGAGCAATTATAAATTTATTATATAAAAAAACCTCTTGTTTTCTTTTTTCAACATTAGTTTTTTGCTATATCCTTTCAAAAGCAGCCCACTGTAATCGTATAGTGGGCTGCTTTTGTTTATGTTTTAAAAAGAATCAATAGATAAATTCATAATTTTTTAATTTTAATAGCTAAATAAAATTAAATCTTAAAGAATAAAAACTACGAATACTATGTTCTTTAACCTTGTAATTTGACCCCCTTACCATAGCACACTCGTTCGTAATGCAAAATTCGAAAATTTTTAAATTAAAAACATTTTTAAAATTTTTCTCTCGAGTTTCATTTCGAGATGATTCGCTGACTACATTCACCCTTCTCCCGCACTAGTACGACTTACGGCATCTCTTCATTTCATTTTGCATTCCTCTCCTTTTTGTGTGCTAAGGATAGGGTGTCAAAGGGGTTAACCCCTGATTACTAGAAAGGAGCGATAAATAATGAGTGAATAACCTTATATTAGAATTGAGGTGTGTGATGAATATAGAAAGAGAGAAAATAAACAATGTTATATTATCAAGTGAAAGAAATTAAAAATGAAATCAGTGTATTATGCTCATCAAAAATAGAGCTTTACCCAAATGATTTGGTGGTGATTCCAGATTACAACAACGACCCAATTACTGGACGTGTTGAAAAAGTCGTGCCACCTTATCAAGTGCTTGTATCACCATTTCAACCAATTGAAATAATCGATAAAGTAAATATCAAACTTAAATCACATGTTTTATCTACTTATGAATGTATAACTTCTCAAAACTTTGTTAAAAAAGAATTTTGAGAATAAATTATTTTGTCCTAAAGCTCATACAACAAGAAGTTATAAGGTTACAACAATATAATTAAAGAGGTTACATACAGAGACTTGTATACTTAAATTAGCTAAAGAACTAGAGCTAAAGGAGGAGTATATGAAGAAATTTTTGACTGGATTTCTTACTATAGTCGTTGCCTTAACAACAATGACTACGAATCCAAGTAAAATCTATGCTGACAATACCGCAGAGTGGGAATCTATTTCTGCAAGTAAAGGGTCCGTGAAGGAAGTTATCAAAGATGGCGTACGCTATTATGAACTTTCATCATCTGATAGAAATGATAATCAAGACAATCCTGCAATCTTTAAACCTAATAAGGAATGGAAAACAGATGGTAAAGAAGCAAACTTTACATTTGATTTTATTGCAGAGAACACCTCCGAAAAAAACCGCTTTGGGGTTCATTTATTCTATACTGATTCTAAGAATTTTCTAACTGTAGCGTATGATGCAGGTGGGTGGTTTTGGGAATATAAAGTTGACGGAAATGGTACTTATAAAAATGACAATCGACTACCAGGTCCTAAATTAGGTTCGAAAAATACGTTAGAAGTTTCTTTAAAAGATGATCTTCTAATTGCTTGGATTACAAGTGATGATGGTGATAAGAAACAACTATTTACTCAATCATTCGATACAAATGTCATCAATCAACTTCAAGAAAAGTCTGAAGACATTGTCGTAAAACTAGGGACCTATTCAGGAATTCTCTCAAAAATTCTTGTAAAAGCGGATAACCAAGATGATATTGTTATTCCAGAACCTGAATTTGAGAGACCGGCCCTTGATACTTATGAGGAATATACGTTTGAAACTAATTTTGAAGATTTGACGGATGAATCACTAAAAGAGATGTTTACCGTTGAAAAAGGAAAAGTCGAAACATCAATCATTACACATGATGGCAATAATTCAGTACGACTTGATTTTTAATCAAGAGATAAAAATCTTATTATCTTCAGAGAAACACCACTTTTAGAAAATTATATTTTTGAAGCTGACATTACGATTGAAAAAGCAGAGGACGCCATTAACGATATGATTCGTTTTGGTCAACTTGTGCGTGTTCAAGATGGTGGTGAATATGGTTATGCTGTAATTGGAGATAATCAAGGGGATTATTTCACAGAAAACTTTGGTGCTAAACCAGCATGGTCCCCTACTTCCAAAGGAACAGTATTAAATCCAAATGAGGTCCACCACCGGAAGACTGTTGTAGAGGATCAAACAATAACGCTTTTTATTGATGGACAACAAATTCTTTCGAATACAATGGATGGCCTTGCTAAAGGCATAGGAGCATTTGGATTTTTTAAAGATCGCGGTATGGGTTCAGTGTTAGTCGATAATGTTAAAGTTACGAAAATAACACCTGAGCGTCCTGTTGATCCAGATAATGAAGGTGTCGTACCTGTAGAAATTAAATCTTCAGATATGACAGTTCGTCTTGACGAAGCATTTCCAAGGGTGCTCGATTACACCTTAACAAATGGTAAAAAAATGCAAGGTCAACCAACTAAAATTGATACTATTAAAATTAATAATGTTGATATTGTTCCAGAAGTAAGCTTAGAAAAAGTATCCGAAAATAGTATTAAATATATTTTAAAAGCAATCAATACGGAAAATAAAATTAATGCTGATCTTACGATACTTTTGGAAGTGAAAAATAATACTCTTGAATTTAGTGTAACTGAAATTAAGAATAATAATACTTCACAAAAAACAAATGAAGAAATTATCCGTACCCTCGAAATTCCAAATCATAGTTTAGTATCCGTCAATTCATCGGAAACGAATGCTAATGTGTACGGCGCAAAAATTTCAACTGATACAACTGTTAATGGTGATACATTAACGGAGGTAACTGACACACTACGAAGTTTTAACAGTAATTATATGTATGCTGTCATTTCAAACAGCAAACTTTCAGCAAGTATGCACAGTAATTCACAGTACTCATCAGGTGGTGGCGCAAATGACTTTGTACGTATAAATCCACGTGTAAAAGAATTTGAGTCTTATAACTCAGTAGGATTATCTAGTTCACCATGGATTTACCACCGTGATGTGATGTTCAATGAACAAACACTTGAATTACCAGAAGCTAAAGTTGTCATTACAGAAGATGCTAATGATGATGGTGTTGTGAATTGGCAAGATGGTGCTATTGCATTTAGAGATATTATGTATTCACCAGTTGGTGCAGAATCGGTTAAAGATTTAGTAGCTTATCGAATCGCAATGAACTTTGGTTCTCATGCTCAAAACCCATTCTTAATGACATTAGATGGTATTAAAAAAATAAACTTGCATACAGATACAATCAGTTTTACTAAAAGGTTATGGTAGTGAAGGACATGACTCAGGACACTTAAACTATCCAGATATTGGACGTCGCATGGGTGGTGTTGAAGAGTTCAAATACTTAATAGATGAATCGGTGGACTATGGCGCAAAGATTGGTATTCATGTTAATGCGAGTGAAACTTATCCAGAGTCAAAATATTTCAATGAAAAAATCTTACGTAAATCTGCAGATGGTTCCTACAACTACGGTTGGAACTGCATTGATCAAGGTATCAATATTGATGCTGCCATCGATTTAGCAAATGGACGTCGTTCTCGATTTGAAGACCTTAAAAACTTAGTTGGTGACAACCTTGACTGGATTTATGTTGACGTATGGGGTAATGGTCAATCTGGTGACAACAATGCATGGGCAAGTCATCAACTCGCAAAAGAAATTCATGATCAAGGATGGCGTTTAGGCGGAGAATGGGGTTATGCATTTGAACCTGATTCAACATTCCAACACTGGGCAGCCGACCTTACTTATGGAGGTTATACGCTAAAAGGTATCAACTCAACATTAACGCGCTTTATCTTTAACCAACAGCGTGATTCATGGCCTGCAGACTTCCCTTCATATGGTGGCGCTGCCGAATATCCGCTCCTTGGTGGTTATAACATGAAAGACTTTGAAGGATGGCAAGGACGTAACGATTATAATGGTTATATTGTAAATCTTTTCGAAAATAACCTTTCTACAAAATATATACAACACTTTAAGGTGAATCGTTGGGTTGAAGGAACTCCAGTTAATATGACTAACTCAAAAGGTAAAAACTTTGATTGGAACCCTGAAATGATGGTTGAACTTGTAAATGACGCAAATGATAAATTAATAATCGAAAGAAAATCAAATGATTATAAAAATGACCGCGATAATTATCGTTCTCGTACCATAAAACTTAACGATCGTTTAATCTTAGATGGTGATAAGTATCTTCTTCCTTGGAACTGGGATGAAAATGGAAATAACCTTACAGGCGATCAAGAAAAGCTTTATCACTTTAATAAAAAAGGTGGAACATCAACTTGGGAAATTCCAAGCGATTGGAATGTATCGTCTGTTAAGTTTTACCAGTTGACTGAAACCGGTAATAAATTAATTGATACTATTACAGTTAAAGATGGTCGAATTACCTTAGATGCAAAAGCAGAGATTCCTTATGTAATCTATAAAGGAGACCAGGCAGAAAAAAATGTAAGCTACGGAAGTGGTGCTCATATTGTAGATCCAGGATTCAATTATCAAAATCTTGATGCATGGGATGTGACAGGAGAAAATGCAGATGTCATAAAATCACAAGCAAGTAATGATATGTTAGGTATTCAGGATAATTCGGAGACAACTAAGGTTAGTCAAATACTTACAGGTTTAGAAGCTGGTGATACTTATGTAGCTTATGTTGGTGTCGACAACCGTTCAGATGCGAAAGCAATTCTTGAACTTAATGTGGATGGAGAAATAATATCTAACTATACCGAAAAATCCATCGCAAAAAACTATGTAAAAGCATATGCACACAATACAAACTCATCTACTGTGAATAACAATAGTTACTTCCAAAATATGTTTGTGTACTTTACCGCACCTACTAATGGTAAAAATGTTATATTATCCTTAATCCGTGAAGCGGGAGATGGCGCGACATACTTCGACGATGTGCGAATTACAAAAAACAATGGTAATCCTCATCTAAAAGAAAATGTATTCTACCAAGACTTTGAAAATAGTGCTCAAGGTATTTACCCATTTGTTGTGGGGAACGTTGAAGGTGTTGAAGATAACAGAACTCACTTATCCGAAAAGCATGAGCCATATACTCAACGTGGTTGGAACAATAAGAAAATTTCAGACGTAATTGATGGCGATTGGTCCTTGAAAACAAATGGTTTAACACAACGCAGAAAACTTGTTTACCAAACGATTCCTCAAAATATCCGCTTTGAAATTGGAGAAACATACAAAGTTTCATTTGATTACGAAGCAGGATCAGAAGGAACATATGCAGTTATGATTGGTGATGGAGAATTTACAGGAAATGAACAACAAATCCCTCTGACTGCTACACTCAATAAAGATGGTGCACAACGCTTTGAAGTTGAAATTACAGGATCAAAGTCTGGACAAACATGGTTTGGTATCTATTCAACAAGTGTAGCTCCTGATCTTCAAGATTCCTCGAATAAAGAAGCAAACTTTAGAAGTTACAAAGATGTTGTATTAGATAATGTTCGCATTGAGAAAGTAGTCCCACCTTACGAAGTCACATTAGAGAACAAAGAATTTAATATAAGTATGACTGGTCTTTCAAATGTTATTGAAAACACAGATATACTTAATGTAACTAAAGATGAAACACTCAAAAAAGAATTTGAAGAAAAGATGATTGATGTAGATATTTACAATATGAGTCTTGTACGTAACGGTATTGAAGTGAAACCACTTAATGGTGAAGTTACTGTAAGAATTCCAACACGTTCGACTCGTCAATTTATTTTCATGAAAGCATCGCAACCAGCGACTGAACTACTCCATCTACAATCAGATGGAACATGGAGACCAGTCAATGCTGAGTATTTAGATGATGCACTTGTATTCAAGACTCATGAGCTTGGAACTTATGCTTTAAATTATGGTAAAAAAATTATTCCTGTAGATAAGACATACTTAAAAACTCTTATTGAACAAGCTTCAGAACTAAACCCAGAATTATATACTGAATTAAGTTGGAAAGAGTTTGAAACAGTCCTTATAAGTGCAAAAGAACTTTATGATAATGAAGAAGCTATTCAATTATCTATTGATGAAATGGTTCAAACATTAACGAAAGCAATGAGTAATCTTGAACTTACTTCAGAGGAAGTTGTAAATTATGATGTCTTGCAAGAAACATCCAAAACTCTTAAAAAAGATGAATATACTGAGGAAAGTTGGACTAAATTTGAATCCATCCTTAAAAATGCAATTACGATGTTAGAAAATCAAGATGTTGATAGTCAACATGTTATTGATGCAATCGGGATTGAACTCAATGATGCTATAAGAGCGTTAGAAAAAACGAAATCAATCGATTCAATTAAACCAATTGATCCAGTCGATCCAAATAATCCTTCTCAAACAAAAGACTCTTCAGATTCGAAGCTTCCTGGTACAGGTGTCGAATCACCTATGAGTACTATTGTTTTAGGTATTAGTGCAGTGGTAATTGGAACACTATTTTTCATACTAAATAAACGTAAGCGTCAACCTAATTAAAAAAAAACAACGTACCTTTGATGGTGCGTTGTTTTTTTTTTAGTGAATCATGGTATGTATAGAACATGCCTTGAATTCATAAAGTTTCTCAAAGTTGTGTCGAAATTAGTGAGTATTTTATATTCTCATAACTTTGGTAACTTTTTGGTAACCTTTAAAATTAAAAACACAAAAAAAAACCACTTAAAAGTGAGTCTAAATTTTAAATGGTGCCCGAGGACGGACTCGAACCGTCATGAGTTTTACCTCGCTGGATTTTGAGTCCAGTGCGTCTACCGATTTCACCACTCGGGCATGTTGTTTGCTTAATAATAATATCTTAAAAGGGGCTTAAATGCAACCTAAAACTTAAAGTATTTCACATAAATAACGAATTTATTTATTTCCAATGAAAATAAAAGAGTTCACGCATGTGGAGTTGTCAAACAAAAGTAGACATTAATAAAAGACTAGAAACCCTTATCCATTTTATATTGGATAGGGGTTTTGTAATTTAAACAGTAAGCAGGTCTTTCAAAATTGAAATAATGTACATATTCTTCGATAAAATTTTCAAAGTTATCTACGGACCAGTATTGATAATCACACGCCATTTCTGCTTTAATCCATCCATTTAATGATTCGATAATTGGATTATCTGTAGGTGTTCCAGCTCGCGACATAGATCTAATTATGTTATAATTTTCATGCGCTTTAGCGAAAGCTTTAGAGTGTTAGACAGCTCCTTGATCTGTGTGAAGAATCGTGGGAGCTGTTTTTTTATTATCCTTAAGTAGCAAGGAGATCCTCGAGACACTTGTAGTAAGGCTTAGGATCACCAGTTGTACGCGATAATGCAGAACTGATAATTTCATTGTTAAAGGTATCAACCATTAAAGTCCATTCATAATAATCCCTTGTTTCGAATATGTGTCATATCTGAAACAATAATTTCTAAAGGTTTGGTTGCCTCCATTGATTCTTTATAATATTAGGATAAATTCGACTTTGTGTTCCAGGTTTTATAGGAATAGTGTTTAACTTTTGATTTAATATTTAAAAACTTGCAACACTTGTGGATTAAATTATCGGAAAATTCAATCCCTAAATCACTTTGCTTTCTCATGACTGCAGCGATATCATGATAACCATAACTTGGAAAACGGCGATGCCAGTCTTTAATCACAAAGCTAAGAATCGCTCTTTTTTGTTCATAAATATTGAGATCATTCTTATGCTTTAACCACTTGTAATAACCAGATCGGTTCAAATTCATAAATCTAAAAATGAACGTAATCGGATGTTTAAAAGATAAGTCATGTGCTATTTGGAATTCTTGTCTTTTAAGTAACGAACTCCTTGTTTACACCAACTCCTTTCACCTGGTACCCTTTTTTTAATCGTGCAATCTCAATATCTCGTTTTAGAATTTCGAGTTGAAGTCGTTCGAGCTCAGTTAATGATTTACTCGTATGAAGCGCAGAAAAATGATTTCCTGTCTTTTTCTTGTTTTTTAAACCCTCTTTACCATCGCGCATGAATCGATCAATCCAACCATTAATCGTTCCTTTAGGACTTGTGATAGTTTCGCAGCACTTATATGTTCATCAATATGACGTGTAACGACTTTAATACGATCCTCATAAGTCCATTTATTATTTAATCCACCTTTGGGTCTTC is part of the Erysipelothrix piscisicarius genome and harbors:
- a CDS encoding ArsR family transcriptional regulator, producing MRDGKEGLKNKKKTGNHFSALHTSKSLTELERLQLEILKRDIEIARLKKGYQVKGVGVNKEFVT
- a CDS encoding glycoside hydrolase family 101 beta sandwich domain-containing protein, which gives rise to MKDFEGWQGRNDYNGYIVNLFENNLSTKYIQHFKVNRWVEGTPVNMTNSKGKNFDWNPEMMVELVNDANDKLIIERKSNDYKNDRDNYRSRTIKLNDRLILDGDKYLLPWNWDENGNNLTGDQEKLYHFNKKGGTSTWEIPSDWNVSSVKFYQLTETGNKLIDTITVKDGRITLDAKAEIPYVIYKGDQAEKNVSYGSGAHIVDPGFNYQNLDAWDVTGENADVIKSQASNDMLGIQDNSETTKVSQILTGLEAGDTYVAYVGVDNRSDAKAILELNVDGEIISNYTEKSIAKNYVKAYAHNTNSSTVNNNSYFQNMFVYFTAPTNGKNVILSLIREAGDGATYFDDVRITKNNGNPHLKENVFYQDFENSAQGIYPFVVGNVEGVEDNRTHLSEKHEPYTQRGWNNKKISDVIDGDWSLKTNGLTQRRKLVYQTIPQNIRFEIGETYKVSFDYEAGSEGTYAVMIGDGEFTGNEQQIPLTATLNKDGAQRFEVEITGSKSGQTWFGIYSTSVAPDLQDSSNKEANFRSYKDVVLDNVRIEKVVPPYEVTLENKEFNISMTGLSNVIENTDILNVTKDETLKKEFEEKMIDVDIYNMSLVRNGIEVKPLNGEVTVRIPTRSTRQFIFMKASQPATELLHLQSDGTWRPVNAEYLDDALVFKTHELGTYALNYGKKIIPVDKTYLKTLIEQASELNPELYTELSWKEFETVLISAKELYDNEEAIQLSIDEMVQTLTKAMSNLELTSEEVVNYDVLQETSKTLKKDEYTEESWTKFESILKNAITMLENQDVDSQHVIDAIGIELNDAIRALEKTKSIDSIKPIDPVDPNNPSQTKDSSDSKLPGTGVESPMSTIVLGISAVVIGTLFFILNKRKRQPN
- a CDS encoding integrase core domain-containing protein, with translation MSRAGTPTDNPIIESLNGWIKAEMACDYQYWSVDNFENFIEEYVHYFNFERPAYCLNYKTPIQYKMDKGF
- a CDS encoding DUF6414 family protein codes for the protein MVQTIASMLSIVIDELASNDYISKISVSEAGSFINIPVEFRINSFRHLMNEVDNFMDLYNLIENMNNHSKAKNKKNKEFDQVKTIIDKMFSGDELLYETDKYAVIANIYDEHLYQSNKTDIIGCKLQCLGQIKRIFPYGTKLMKNTTFNKLSDQELERQLLHAIEGLTNQQSISFDSIPVTNISNKIVYQIEIIALFQT
- a CDS encoding 3'-5' exonuclease, giving the protein MNYFKEMFELDNYNLNEIHRNIDLIYPEIFNASKNIHANIQLFTREIDTLISYYSEKRDFSDEFKYLLINDLKFLKTNWVNYSASSENKSLTSFINDMHLGKTQKTDLSGISLLTVHKSKGLEFDTTFVLGLNEGTLPDYRATEDTMAEEDNNAYVALSRAKRRCYISALKFKMMPWGSREPQEISRYIERIEDVFN